A region from the Corticium candelabrum chromosome 14, ooCorCand1.1, whole genome shotgun sequence genome encodes:
- the LOC134189841 gene encoding uncharacterized protein LOC134189841 gives MHKGKHLRSIEKTWVLKLHDFFKREMQEKVMLLDKPADRVAEAIGINRSTVYRICKEQKEKEHVSSPTKRGKMEHSGSLEEYTDNFQEGVIRRRIHRFYTDKTFPTMSLLHAALVHEVNYPFSKTSLYKTVRKIGFAYKTMNRKKCLYEQNRILTARVNYLKQIQGFRERNRPIVYLDETWLHQHHTLEKCWTDYDGKGGLRILSGKGKRLIILHVGGEMGWTPEAELVFVGKKDTGDYHNEMNISHFMEWFEHKLLPNCPPQSVIVLDNARYHNAVVEKIPTKSSRKQDMIDWLAKHKILHEPKMLKVELFDLIKRSNPISVYQTNVLAAKFGCDCLRLSVGHCELNPIELVWAQNGGEDEDKPTRTKQAVNRRDDYIYGNAKQSGSDCLTTVHIKFDANNVKG, from the exons ATGCACAAAGGGAAACATCTCAGAAGTATTGAAAAGACCTGGGTGCTTAAACTGCATGACTTCTTTAAGAGAGAAATGCAGGAAAAAGTTATGCTGCTGGACAAGCCAGCTGACCGTGTAGCTGAGGCTATTGGTATAAATAGGTCCACTGTATATCGGATCTGCAAAGAACAGAAAGAAAAGGAACATGTCAGCAGTCCAACGAAAAGAGGTAAAATGGAACACAGTGGATCACTTGAAGAGTACACAGACAATTTTCAAGAAGGTGTCATTAGACGCAGAATACATAGATTCTATACAGACAAGACCTTCCCTACCATGTCGTTGCTGCATGCAGCTTTAGTACATGAAGTCAACTACCCTTTCTCTAAGACAAGTTTGTATAAGACAGTACGTAAGATAGGTTTTGCCTACAAAACTATGAACAGGAAAAAATGTCTCTACGAGCAAAATCGTATCTTAACAGCAAGGGTCAACTACCTGAAACAAATACAAGGATTCAGAGAAAGGAATAGACCCATTGTATACTTGGATGAAACATGGCTACATCAACACCACACTTTGGAAAAATGCTGGACAGACTACGATGGAAAAGGTGGATTAAGAATTCTTAGTGGAAAAGGGAAGAGGCTGATTATTTTACACGTGGGAGGAGAAATGGGATGGACACCAGAAGCAGAGTTGGTTTTCGTGGGGAAAAAAGACACTGGTGACTACCACAATGAAATGAACATTAGTCATTTTATGGAGTGGTTTGAGCATAAACTTCTACCCAATTGCCCACCTCAATCAGTTATAGTTCTAGACAATGCAAGGTATCACAATGCTGTAGTAGAAAAGATCCCTACGAAGTCTTCCAGAAAGCAAGATATGATTGACTGGCTGGCCAAACATAAAATACTCCATGAGCCCAAAATGTTGAAAGTCGAACTGTTTGACCTAATCAAAAGATCCAATCCCATTTCTGTGTACCAGACGAATGTTCTAGCAGCGAAGTTTGGATGCGACTGTCTACGGCTATCCGTGGGACACTGCGAACTCAATCCCATTGAGCTGGTATGGGCACAG AATGGAGGAGAAGACGAAGACAAACCCACACGAACTAAACAAGCGGTGAATCGACGAGATGACTATATTTACGGCAATGCTAAACAGAGTGGTTCGG ATTGCTTGACGACTGTCCACATAAAGTTTGATGCGAACAACGTCAAAGGGTAG
- the LOC134189843 gene encoding oxidoreductase NAD-binding domain-containing protein 1-like, with protein sequence MQWQVWTSLRLDQDHDLVASVDDRPCHIGSKVSVRCGGDFFYDGSGQDCSGDLLLVAGGVGITPIASIARHAVDLQEKLKKQNKRSSSKKVVLLYSAVETGEFLFENHFRSLSVKNSYFQVFFYITGQERYSTSVPQGYQFGRINSHVLHEKIQSLDRRRLLCYVCGPPPMSESVCKMLEHTGIDESQILYEKWW encoded by the exons ATGCAGTGGCAAGTGTGGACATCATTGCGGTTGGATCAGGATCACGATctagttgccagtgtggacgaCAGGCCC TGCCATATAGGGAGCAAAGTGTCTGTCCGTTGTGGGGGTGACTTCTTCTATGATGGATCTGGTCAGGACTGTTCAGGTGACCTTCTTCTAGTTGCTGGAGGCGTTGGAATTACTCCAATAGCATCAATTGCAAGGCATGCTGTAGATTTACAGGAGAAATtgaaaaaacaaaataaacggTCTTCTTCAAAGAAAGTTGTATTGCTTTACAGCGCAGTAGAAACCGGAGAATTTCTATTTGAG AATCATTTCCGTTCTCTATCAGTCAAGAATTCATACTTTCAAGTCTTCTTCTATATTACTGGACAAGAACGCTATAGCACCAGTGTGCCACAAGGCTACCAAT TTGGGCGGATAAATAGCCACGTGCTCCATGAGAAGATACAATCACTTGATAGAAGGCGTCTTCTCTGCTATGTATGTGGTCCTCCACCAATGAGTGAGAGTGTTTGCAAGATGCTTGAACACACAGGAATAGATGAATCACAAATATTATATGAGAAGTGGTGGTAG